A window of Acidobacteriota bacterium genomic DNA:
CGCCTCGAGTGGCTGCGGCTGCCAGGCGGCGAGTTGCTGGTGGATGCGGCGCACAACCCGGCCGGTGCGACGGCGCTGGCCATGTATCTGAAGGACACGAACCTGGCACCGCTGCCGATCGTGCTGGCGGTCATGGAGGACAAGGATCTGACCGGCATGGTGCAGCCCTTGCTGGCCGTAGCCGAGTCGTTCGTCGCCACCACGGTGCCGTACTCGCGCGCGCGCACGGCCGACGGCCTGGCGTCGGCGCTGCGGGTGCTGGCGCCCAGGTTGAGCGTCGAGGCCGAGCCCGATGCCGAGGCCGCGGTAGCTCGCGCCCTGTCGCGGGCCAACCGTGCGGTGGCCGCCGGATCGATCTACCTGATCGGTCCATTGCGCGCGCGCCTGATCGCCAAGGGCGCAAGCTCGCGATAAGCGGGACGCTACATCTGGTATTCTCGACTTCACTCGTGCGGTTGCGCCTTCCCATCTTCCTCGTCTGCGCCGTCCTGCTGTTTCCACGCCTGGCTGCAGCCCAGATTCCCCTTCCCGGCTGGAGCACCAAGCAGGACTCGGCGGAACGGCTCGACGCCGACCGCTGGCGCTTGATGCGCGACGTCGAGATCGAGGGCGAGGCGGGCACCGCGAACGCCGGCCAGAAGTTCTTTGCCGACGAGCTCGAGGTCAACATCCGGACCGGCGAGTTCACCGCGCGCGGCAACGTCGTGCTGCAGACACCGACCTCGCGCATTGCCGGCGACTCGGCAGTCTTCAGCAGCCGGACCAAGCTCGGCACGTTCACCAATGCCATGGGCATTGCCCAACTCGGCGAGCGCGGCCGGCAGAACCAGAGCATGTTCGGCACCATGGAGCCCGACGTGTACTTCTACGGCGCGGAAATCGCGAAGGTCGGCGCCGACAAGTACCGGATCGTCAAGGGCGGCTTCACCACCTGCGTGCAGCCGACGCCGCGATGGGAAATCGTCAGCGGCCGCGCCACCGTCAACCTGAACGACTACGTGGTGATGAAGAACGCCGTGATCCGGGTCAAGGATGTCCCGGTGTTCTACCTGCCGATCATCTACTACCCGATCCAGGAAGACGATCGCGCGACCGGGTTCCTGCTGCCGATGTACAGCTCGGCCACCTACACCGGTTCGTCGATCAGCAACGCCTTCTTCTGGGCAATTAATCGCAGCCAGGACCTGACGCTGTTCCACGACTTGTTCTTCACCGGCAGCACCGGTGTCGGGACCGAGTATCGCTACCTGCTGGGGCCGACGGCGCAGGGCAACTTTCGCGCCTACTGGCTCGACGAGAAAGAGGCGATCGTCAACGGCGTGAAACGGCCGGCGCGCCAGAGCCAGCTCTTCACCGGCGGCCTGAGCCAGGGGTTGCCGCTCGGCTTGTCGGCGCGCGCCAACATCAATTACTCGACCGACATCACCACCCAGCAACTGCACAGCAACAATTTCTACGATGCGACGACCAGCCGCCGCACCGTGACCGGCGGCGTGACCGGGGCGTGGGGCGGGCTCAGCATGAACTCCGTGTACACCCGCAACGAGTACTTCTATAACGCCACCGATTCGCAGATCGACGGCAGTGCGCCGGGCCTGGCCATCTCATACAGCGGCCGCAAGTTGCCGCTGCTGCCGGCCTATTTCTCGCTGACGGCGGATGCCGGGCACATCCTGTACATCGGCAAGACACCGACCGTCACGGTTGACAAGAGTCTGAACAAGGTTGACGTGGTGCCGGCGCTGCGGGCGCCACTGAGCACGCTGCCGTTCCTGACCGTCAACGCCACCGCGGCCTACCGCACCACCTACTTCAGCGAGAGCCTCGCCGGCGATGGCCGGACCCAAATCGAAGAGGCGGTGACGCGGCAGTACGCCGACTTGCGCGCCGACATCGTCGGGCCCGTGTTCTCGCGCGTGTTCAACCCCAACAACGCGTTTGCCGAGCGCCTGAAGCACATCATCGAGCCGAACTTTTCGATCCAGCGGCGCACCAAGATCGCGGACCAGTCGCGCATCCCGCAAGTGGGCGGCGCCTACGACACCATCATCGGCGGCACCACGACGCTCACCTATGGCCTGGCCAACCGCCTGCTGGTGAGAAAGCCGGCGGTCGCGGGCGAGCAGGCGGGATCGCCGCAGGAGCTGCTGAACGTCGCGATCCGCCAGAGCTACTACAGCGACGACACGGCGAGCCAGTTCGACCCGGCCTACGGCAACAACCGGGGCCGTCCGCCCAGCCCGTTTTCGCCGATCACGCTGTCGGCCAGGGCCATGCCGAGCCTGCCGGCCTCGCTCGACTTCCGGCTCGACTACGACCCGCGCAGCGAGGCCGAGTTCAGGATCATGGGCTACGGCCTGAATGGCGTCTATCGCACGAACCTGATCGAGACCACCGCCGGCTGGAGCAAGCAGAACTACGGCAACGCGCGCGACGGCCGTTCGAACAATAACCTCCAGCAAAGCACCCAGCTGCGCTTCGCCGGCGGCAAGTACGGCGGCACCGTGTCGTTCTACTACGACATCGCGCGGTCGATGCTCAACAACCACCGCTACATCGCGTTCTACAACGCCCAGTGCTGCGGCATTTCGTTCGAGTACATGGCCTACAACTACGCCCAGAGCACCAACCTGCCGATCAACCAGAACCGCCGGTTCAACATGTCGTTCACGCTGGCCGGCGTCGGCTCGTTTTCAAACTTCTTCGGGGCATTCGGCGGCGGAACGTATTAAGATCGTCGGCTGTCATGGTTAAAGTCCTCGTCACCGGCGGCGCCGGGTTCATCGGCAGTAATTTCGTGCGCTACGCGTTGCAAACGCATGCGGACTGGCACGTTACCAATCTCGACAAGCTGACCTACGCCGGCCGCAGGGAAAACCTGCACGACGTGATGGATGACCCGCGGCACAGCTTCGTGCACGGCGACATCTGCGACGCCGCGGTGGCCGGCCCGCTGGTCGAGGCCGCCGACTACGTGGTGCATTTCGCCGCCGAGACGCACGTCGACCGCTCGATCATGGCAGCGGGCGACTTCATCAAGACCGACGTCGAAGGCTCGTTCGTGCTGCTCGAAGCCGCGCGCCGCAACCCCGGCCTGAAGCGCTTCATCCAGATTTCAACCGACGAGGTCTACGGCAGCGTGCCGGAAGGCTCGAGCACCGAGACCGACGAGTTGAAGCCGCGCAACCCATACGCGGCCAGCAAGGCCGGCGCGGATCGCCTGGCCTATAGCTACTGGGCCACCCACGACGTCCCGGTGATCGTGACCCGGGCCTCGAACAACTACGGGCCGTACCAGTTTCCCGAAAAGATCCTGCCGCTGTTTGTGACCAACCTCGCCGACAACATCCCGGTGCCGCTCTACGGCGACGGCGGCAACATCCGCGACTGGCTGCACGTGCTCGACCACTGCCGCGCGCTCGACCTGCTGCTGCACACCGGCACCAACGGCGAGGTCTACAACATTGGCGGCGGCAACGAGGTCAAGAACCTCGACCTCACGCACGCCGTGCTGAAGCTGATGGGCAAGGGCACGGAGCTGATCAAGCCGGTCGCCGACCGCAAGGGCCACGACCGCCGCTACAGCCTCGGGACGAAGAAGCTCGAGGGCATGGGCTGGCAGCCGCAAGTGCCGTTCGAGCAAGGGCTGGCCGAGACCGTCGCGTGGTACCAGGCCAACGAGTGGTGGTGGCGGCCGATCAAGGAACGCGATCCCGGCTACCAGGCGTATCTCGAAGCGCAGTACGGCAAGCGCGGCTGATGCCGGCACCAATCCTCGTCACCGGCGCGGCGGGGTTTGTCGGCAGCCACCTGCTGGAGCTGCTCGGCCGCGAGGCCACCGAGATCGTCGCCTGGCAACGGCCGGGCACCGAACCTCTCGTCGCCGGCAACGGCGTGCGCTGGACCATGGTGGAGATGCTCGACCGGGACGCGGTTCGAGCGGCGCTGAGGACGACCCAGCCCGGCGCGATCTACCACCTCGCCGGCCTTCCCCATGTTGGCGATTCGTGGGCCAAGATCCGCGACACATTCGAAGGCAACGTGCTCGCCTCCCACTATTTGTTCGACGGCCTGCGGCGCGAGGGCCTGAAGCCGCGCGTGCTCATCACCAGTACCGCCTTCGTCTATCAGCCGGTCGATCGCGCGCTGCGGGAGTCCGACGCGGTCTGTCCAAACAGCCCATACGGTACCAGCAAGCTGGCCCAGGAAATGGTGGCGATGCGCGCCTGGCAGGACGATGGGATACCGGGACTGGTGGCCAGAGCCTTCAACCACATTGGCCCGCGCCAGTCTCCCTCGTTCGTGGCGCCAGGCATCGCGAAGCAGATTGCGGCGATCGAGGCCGGACACGCGGAACCCGTCCTCAAGATGGGCAACCTCGAGTCTCGCCGTGACCTGATGGACGTGCGCGATACCGTCAAGGCCTATCGAGCCATGATGGCGTCGGCGACGCCGGGCATTCCCTACAACGTGTCATCTGGCACGTCGGTGGTGATCAAGGACCTGGTTGATCTCTTCATCAGTCGCGCAAAGGTCCCGCTCCGCATCGAGCAGGACCCCGCGAAGTTTCGGCCGGTGGACACGGCATTTCTCCAGGGCGACCACACCAGGCTGACGACTGATACAGGCTGGACTCCGCTGATCCCGTTCGCTCAGACGGTTGAGGATCTGCTGACCTACTGGCGCGGCCAGGCCACGAAACAGGGTTGACAGGCGAATAAAAGGCGAAATAATGGTCGCGATGGCGACCTTTCCGCTGCTGTTCGACCTTGGTCGCTCCCCGACCACGCGGGACGTGGCGAAGCTGGTGAGGGACGGTGGCCTCGCCGCATTGCCCGACGCCAGGCGCCGTGGCGACGCGGCGACCTACCAGGAGATCCGCTGCCGCTCGGCGCTCAACCGCGTGAAGGGCATGCCTTTCTTCAAGTGGACGCTCAATCCCTATCGCGGCTGCACGCACGGCTGCCACTACTGCTTCGCGCGAAAGTACCAGACCCAGCTCGAACTGAACGCCGGCGACGACTTCGCCTCGGTCATCTTCGTGAAGACCAACTTCGTGGACGTGTTGCGGCGCGAGCTCGCCAAACCCACGTGGGTGAAGGACACCATCGGCTTCGGCACGGCGACCGACCCGTATCAGCCGATCGAGGGCACCTACAAACTGTCGCGCGGTGTGCTCGAGGCACTGCGCGACGCGGCCTCGCCGGTGGGCATCGTCACCAAGGGCCCGATGATTGTGCGCGACCTCGACGTGCTGCAGGACCTGTCGAAGCGCGCGCCGTGCCGCATCCACATCAGCGTACCGACGGTGGATGAAGAGGCCTGGGAGCAGCTGGAGCCCGGCGTCGCGCACCCCATGCAGCGGCTGCGTGCGGTGCGGCAGCTGGTGGATGCCGGCCTCGATTGCGGCGTGCTGATGGCGCCGATCGTCCCAGGTTTCTCGACGCAGCCGTCAAAGATCGAGCGGACCATCAAGGCGATCGCGGACTCGGGCGCGCGGTCGGTGGGCGCGATGGTGATGCACCTGCAGGGCGGCACCCGCGATCACTTCATGGGCCTGCTGGCGCGGGAATATCCACACCTCGTCGATCGCTACGAACACCTCTACGCGGGCAAGTATGCGCGCAAGGACTACCTCAGGCAGGTGGACGAAGTGGTGGGGATGATGCGGGCGCGATACCTGCCTAGCGTCCGGAAGCGAGCCGTTGCCGCCTCCGCTCTACGAGCTTCCACCTTCGCCAAGGCTACGGCGGACAGGTCCGCGGGCCAGGCGCTCGATTAGGCCGGCGATTACGGCGGCTCGTGGCACGAGCGCGTCGATCTCGACGTGCTCGTGAAGCGCGTGCGCACCATCCCCAATGGCACCGAAGCCATCAAGGGTGGGCACCCCGAGTGCCGCGGTGAAGTTGCCGTCGGAGCCACCGCCGGCACTGCCTTCCTCGAGCGTCAGGCCGAGGTCTTTCGCCACATCCCGAGCCGCCTCGAACAGCTTCACGACGCCCTCGCTTCGCTCCAGGGGCGGACGATCGAAACCACCTGTGACGGTGACACGGGCACCGGTGAGGTGCGGCGCCAGCGCCGTCATGGCCCGCTCCACGCGCTCGGCATCGGCTCGCGTCACCGCCCTGGCGTCGATGGTGGCGCGCGCCTCGGCCGGCACCACGTTGGCGCGGGTGCCGCCTTCGATCACGCCCACCGTCACCGTGACACCTCGCGCCGGATCCTGCAGGTCGTCGATGGCGATGATCTGCCGCGCCAGTTCGCGAACAGCGCTAATGCCCTTGCCGGGGTCGAGCCCCGCGTGCGCCGACACGCCGTGCACGATCATTTCAAATTGGCCGACGCCCTTGCGGCTGGTCTTGAGCCCGCCGCCGGGCAGCGACGGCTCGAACACCAGCACGGCCTCGCTCTTGGCCGCCTCGGCCTCGATCAACGCGCGCGACGTGGTGCTGCCGATCTCTTCGTCGGCGGTCCACAGCATCACCACCTGGCAATTGTTGAGCCCGCCCGCGTCGAGCACCGCGCGGGTGGCCAGCGTGGCCAGGCCGATGCCGGCTTTCATGTCGAAGATGCCGGGACCGTAGAGCCGGCCTTGCTCGCGCTTGAGCGGCATGCGTGCGAGCTGGCCGATCGGCCAGACGGTGTCGAAGTGCCCGAGCATCAGGACCTGGCGCGGACCACTGCCAAAACTCACTCGCAAGTGGTCGCCCGCCGCGGCTGACGAAACCCGGGTCACCGTGCCGCCGAGCGCCTGCAGCCGCGTGGCCAGCTCAGCCCCACAGCGATTCACGGCCACCGGATCGTCGCTCGGCGACTCGATGGCGACGAGCGTCTCGATGAACTCGAGCAGCCAGTCGCGCTGGGAGGCGCAGTAGTCGAGGAATTGGCGGGGCACGGGTTCTATAATAGACCCGTGGTTCAAAGGTTCACGGGGTCACGGGTACAGGGGTTCACTGGGTTCACTGGGTTCGCTGTCGCCTGTGCGCTGATCGGTGGGGGCGCACTGCAGGCGCAAACGCCGCAGCCGTTCCCGACCCCGAGGCCCCCGTCCACGCAAAAGCCCGCGGCACCGCCGGCAGCAGTGGGCCAACCCGCCCCACCCGCCCAACCCGCCCAACCCGCCCCACCCGCCCAACCTGGCGTGCCAAGCGAGGCGATGTTGGGCGCACCGATCTATCCGTCGGCGGTCTACCTCACGTCCTATGATGCCGGCCGCGGCCAGCGGTTCTACTTGTTCGGCTCGACTATCCCCTACGCCGAGCTCGTGGGGTATTACCGGACTGTACTGAAGACCAGGGGGGACGAGCTATTCCAGTCACCGTCGACGCACCAGTTCGAGATCGCGCGCTACCGCGACGACAGCATGGCGTTTCCGCCGAGCGTCACGATTAAGGACTACACCTACGGCGGCGCGGCCGGCTTTCCAAATCCCAGGCCCGGCGCAGAACCGGCACGCTTTCCGACGATCATTCAGATCGTCCCGACGCCCAGGCCTTAACGCAACCACGAAGACACGAGACGCACGAAGCCTACTTTGGCTTCGCGTTCTTCGCGTCCATCGTGGTTATCCTTTCACGTAGATTTCGCCGACCTTTCGGAACTCGGCCGACTTCTCTTCCATCCCCTTCGCGGCTTCGGCGCGCACTTGCTGCGTGAGCTCCATGCTGCAGAACTTGGGCCCACACATCGAGCAGAAGTGCGCCACCTTGGCGCCGTCGGCAGGGAGCGTTTCGTCGTGGTACGCGCGCGCGGTGACCGGGTCGAGCGACAGGTTGAACTGGTCCTCCCACCGGAACTCGAACCGCGCCTTCGACAGCGCATCGTCCCACGCCCGGGCACGCGGGTGGCCCTTGGCCAGGTCGGCGGCGTGGGCGGCGATCTTGTAGGCAATCACGCCGGCCTTCACGTCATCGCGGTTGGGCAGGCCGAGGTGTTCTTTCGGCGTGACGTAGCAGAGCATGGCGGTGCCGTACCAGCCGATCATGGCCGCGCCAATGGCCGACGTGATGTGGTCGTAGCCGGGCGCGACGTCGGTGGTGAGCGGACCCAGCGTGTAGAACGGCGCTTCGGCGCACCATTCCAGCTGCTTCTCCATGTTCTCCTTGATGAGGTGCATGGGCACGTGGCCGGGACCTTCGTTCATCACCTGCACGTCGTACTCCCAGGCGATCTTCGTCAGCTCGCCCTGCGTCTTCAGCTCCGCGAACTGGGGCTCGTCGTTGGCATCGGCAATCGAGCCGGGCCGCAGGCCATCGCCGAGCGAGAACGACACGTCGTAGGCCTTCATGATCTCGCAGATCTCGCGGAAGTGCGTGTAGGTGAAGTTCTCTTTGTGGTGCGCGAGGCACCATTTGGCGAGAATCGAGCCCCCGCGCGAGACGATCCCGGTCAGACGCTTGGCGGTCATCGGGATGTAGCGCAGCAACACGCCGGCGTGCACGGTGAAGTAGTCCACGCCCTGTTCGGCCTGCTCGATCAGCGTGTCGCGGTAGACCTCCCAGGTGAGGTCCTCGGGGCGGCCGCCCACCTTCTCCAGCGCCTGGTAGATCGGCACGGTACCGATCGGCACCGGCGAATTGCGCATGATCCACTCGCGGGTCTCGTG
This region includes:
- a CDS encoding GDP-mannose 4,6-dehydratase, producing MPAPILVTGAAGFVGSHLLELLGREATEIVAWQRPGTEPLVAGNGVRWTMVEMLDRDAVRAALRTTQPGAIYHLAGLPHVGDSWAKIRDTFEGNVLASHYLFDGLRREGLKPRVLITSTAFVYQPVDRALRESDAVCPNSPYGTSKLAQEMVAMRAWQDDGIPGLVARAFNHIGPRQSPSFVAPGIAKQIAAIEAGHAEPVLKMGNLESRRDLMDVRDTVKAYRAMMASATPGIPYNVSSGTSVVIKDLVDLFISRAKVPLRIEQDPAKFRPVDTAFLQGDHTRLTTDTGWTPLIPFAQTVEDLLTYWRGQATKQG
- the thiC gene encoding phosphomethylpyrimidine synthase ThiC — its product is MKKSTPVPVASTYEEAYPNSTKVYDEQVVQTPAGETTLRVPFREVALGGGEPSIRLYDTSGPQGHDPRAGLPKLREAWVAPRRAAAKAGQPVTQLHYARKGEITPEMAYIASREGLPADFVRDEVARGRAIIPANINHPELEPMIIGRNFLVKINANIGNSAVSSSIDEEVEKLRWSTLWGADTVMDLSTGKNIHETREWIMRNSPVPIGTVPIYQALEKVGGRPEDLTWEVYRDTLIEQAEQGVDYFTVHAGVLLRYIPMTAKRLTGIVSRGGSILAKWCLAHHKENFTYTHFREICEIMKAYDVSFSLGDGLRPGSIADANDEPQFAELKTQGELTKIAWEYDVQVMNEGPGHVPMHLIKENMEKQLEWCAEAPFYTLGPLTTDVAPGYDHITSAIGAAMIGWYGTAMLCYVTPKEHLGLPNRDDVKAGVIAYKIAAHAADLAKGHPRARAWDDALSKARFEFRWEDQFNLSLDPVTARAYHDETLPADGAKVAHFCSMCGPKFCSMELTQQVRAEAAKGMEEKSAEFRKVGEIYVKG
- a CDS encoding radical SAM protein, producing the protein MATFPLLFDLGRSPTTRDVAKLVRDGGLAALPDARRRGDAATYQEIRCRSALNRVKGMPFFKWTLNPYRGCTHGCHYCFARKYQTQLELNAGDDFASVIFVKTNFVDVLRRELAKPTWVKDTIGFGTATDPYQPIEGTYKLSRGVLEALRDAASPVGIVTKGPMIVRDLDVLQDLSKRAPCRIHISVPTVDEEAWEQLEPGVAHPMQRLRAVRQLVDAGLDCGVLMAPIVPGFSTQPSKIERTIKAIADSGARSVGAMVMHLQGGTRDHFMGLLAREYPHLVDRYEHLYAGKYARKDYLRQVDEVVGMMRARYLPSVRKRAVAASALRASTFAKATADRSAGQALD
- a CDS encoding M20 family metallopeptidase, whose protein sequence is MPRQFLDYCASQRDWLLEFIETLVAIESPSDDPVAVNRCGAELATRLQALGGTVTRVSSAAAGDHLRVSFGSGPRQVLMLGHFDTVWPIGQLARMPLKREQGRLYGPGIFDMKAGIGLATLATRAVLDAGGLNNCQVVMLWTADEEIGSTTSRALIEAEAAKSEAVLVFEPSLPGGGLKTSRKGVGQFEMIVHGVSAHAGLDPGKGISAVRELARQIIAIDDLQDPARGVTVTVGVIEGGTRANVVPAEARATIDARAVTRADAERVERAMTALAPHLTGARVTVTGGFDRPPLERSEGVVKLFEAARDVAKDLGLTLEEGSAGGGSDGNFTAALGVPTLDGFGAIGDGAHALHEHVEIDALVPRAAVIAGLIERLARGPVRRSLGEGGSS
- a CDS encoding putative LPS assembly protein LptD; amino-acid sequence: MRLRLPIFLVCAVLLFPRLAAAQIPLPGWSTKQDSAERLDADRWRLMRDVEIEGEAGTANAGQKFFADELEVNIRTGEFTARGNVVLQTPTSRIAGDSAVFSSRTKLGTFTNAMGIAQLGERGRQNQSMFGTMEPDVYFYGAEIAKVGADKYRIVKGGFTTCVQPTPRWEIVSGRATVNLNDYVVMKNAVIRVKDVPVFYLPIIYYPIQEDDRATGFLLPMYSSATYTGSSISNAFFWAINRSQDLTLFHDLFFTGSTGVGTEYRYLLGPTAQGNFRAYWLDEKEAIVNGVKRPARQSQLFTGGLSQGLPLGLSARANINYSTDITTQQLHSNNFYDATTSRRTVTGGVTGAWGGLSMNSVYTRNEYFYNATDSQIDGSAPGLAISYSGRKLPLLPAYFSLTADAGHILYIGKTPTVTVDKSLNKVDVVPALRAPLSTLPFLTVNATAAYRTTYFSESLAGDGRTQIEEAVTRQYADLRADIVGPVFSRVFNPNNAFAERLKHIIEPNFSIQRRTKIADQSRIPQVGGAYDTIIGGTTTLTYGLANRLLVRKPAVAGEQAGSPQELLNVAIRQSYYSDDTASQFDPAYGNNRGRPPSPFSPITLSARAMPSLPASLDFRLDYDPRSEAEFRIMGYGLNGVYRTNLIETTAGWSKQNYGNARDGRSNNNLQQSTQLRFAGGKYGGTVSFYYDIARSMLNNHRYIAFYNAQCCGISFEYMAYNYAQSTNLPINQNRRFNMSFTLAGVGSFSNFFGAFGGGTY
- the rfbB gene encoding dTDP-glucose 4,6-dehydratase, translated to MVKVLVTGGAGFIGSNFVRYALQTHADWHVTNLDKLTYAGRRENLHDVMDDPRHSFVHGDICDAAVAGPLVEAADYVVHFAAETHVDRSIMAAGDFIKTDVEGSFVLLEAARRNPGLKRFIQISTDEVYGSVPEGSSTETDELKPRNPYAASKAGADRLAYSYWATHDVPVIVTRASNNYGPYQFPEKILPLFVTNLADNIPVPLYGDGGNIRDWLHVLDHCRALDLLLHTGTNGEVYNIGGGNEVKNLDLTHAVLKLMGKGTELIKPVADRKGHDRRYSLGTKKLEGMGWQPQVPFEQGLAETVAWYQANEWWWRPIKERDPGYQAYLEAQYGKRG